Within the Acinetobacter radioresistens DSM 6976 = NBRC 102413 = CIP 103788 genome, the region CGACAAAAGTCTATAAGTTCTTGTGAGTGCTCAAGCAGTCTTGGTAAAGTATGTTCATCGGTAGGTAATGCAGATTCATAATCTAAGGTCTTGGCAGGGGAAATTAGAGCTAACATAAACAACCTGATCAAAAAATAATTAATCAAACTATAACAGTCGACTTATTTTAATGCCAATTTGTGTTTTTGCTGAAGTTAATCGCTAAAATACGCGATTCTCCTGCTATTTATCGTTTGTACTATGTCCGAGCAAATCTTTATTCAAGGTCCGGTGGGGCAAATTGAAGTTTTTGTTGATTATCCCCAAGGCGAAGTAAAAGGATATGCCCTCGTTTGCCACCCTCACCCTCTTCAGGGAGGCACACCTCAACATAAGGTTCCTGCACTTTTAGCCCAGATTTTATCTGAACGTGGCTGTGTGGTTTATCGTCCAAGTTTTCGTGGTTCAGGGCAAAGTACCGGAACACATGATGAAGGCTATGGCGAGACAGATGATACTTTAGCGGTACTACAACATATTCGTGCCCTACATTCCCATTTGCCATTTTATGCAGGTGGCTTCAGCTTTGGTGCTCACGTGATGGCAAAAGCTTATGATGCCTTGCCAGCAGTAGAGAGGCCTAAACAGTTGATTTTATGTGGTCTGCCTACCAATACTGTAGCCGGCTTGCGTCATTATAAAACGCCTGAAATTCAGGGAGATATCCTGTTTATTCATGGTGAAAAGGATGAAATCACCTTGTTATCGGATGCTATTAGCTGGGCTACGCCACAAAAGCATCTGATTACTATTCTGCCGGGGGCAAATCACTTTTTTACGGGCTATTTAAAACAGTTACGTATCGCGATTTCCCGTTTTTTAATCGTTGAATAAAAAATAAATAAAGGCCCGGTATATATTAATTTCGGGCCTTTTTAGATGAGTCATAAGTTTAGCTTTTCCATTCGAACTGGCTAAATGACTCATCATTTTTTAATGTAGTTTCAATAGCCTGCCCCAACTGTTTAATCACACTCTGCATTTCAATTTTTTCAAACCAGTCCTGTTCTTCGTCAGCATGTGCATTAATCCTGCAAACCAGATGCCCCTTTCCATCCTGGGCAGATTCACATATCACAGAAATAGGTAAAGGATGACTCTCTACACTTACCGCAATTTTATCAGGCTCATTACGGCTGGCCTGGAAGCCATGCTGGACAAGACGCTTAGATAAAAGGTCAGTTACATATTCTTGGGCAATACGGCATTCATCTTGTATATGATCAGTTTGTTGATGTTCAGCACATTGGGCAGTAAATTGTAGGGTTCTCATTGGCGTTGTCCTGAAATGCTTTCTTGTTGTATGGATTTAGCATAAGCAATAAACGCACAACAGCCAAGCATTCACTTGACTGTTGTTAGACAAAAACAACATTTTTATTAAACTTTATTCGTATCTATTCACTAATCTGTATGGCAAGCCCGGCTTTATTAGCGAGTTCAGTAAAGGTCGGGAAGCTGGTGGCTACCGTTTCAGTACCCATAATATTAATTGTTCCTGAACTTCGCAGCCCTGCCATACTAAAGCTCATAGCGATCCGGTGATCATGATGTGATTCGATTTCACCGCCGGTAAAGACAGCCGACCAGTCTCCACTTTTTCCTTTACCTTCAATGATGATTCCATCTTCAGTCGGGGTGCAGTCGATGCCCATAGTTTTAAGGCCATCAGCCATTACCTGAATCCGGTCAGACTCTTTCACCCGCAGTTCGGCAGCACCAGTCAGTACTGTTTGCCCTTCTGCACAAGCTGCCGCAACAAATAGTGCCGGGAACTCATCAATTGCAAGTGGAACCTGGTCTTCAGGAATATGTATCCCCTTGAGCGTCCGGCTACCTTTGATATGAATATCAGCAATTGGCTCCCCCCCCGCAATGCGTTCATTCTCAATTGTCAGGTCAGCTCCCATCTGTTTCAGAATTTCGATAATTCCGGTACGGGTTGGATTTATACCGACTGCTTCCAGAAGTACATCCGAATTCTGAGTAATAGCAGCCCCCACCATGAAAAATGCTGCGGAAGAAATATCTGAAGGTACCTGAATCTCTGTACCGACCAGTTTGCCACCACCTATAAGTGAAATTTTATGACCTTCAGTTTTAACCTCATAGCCAAAAGCACGTAGCATACGCTCGGTATGGTCGCGGGTTGGCTCAGGTTCAGTAACTGAAGTTTCACCTTCAGCCCATAATCCCGCAAGCAGAATTCCTGACTTTACCTGAGCAGAAGGCATTGGCAAATCATAATGAATACCTTGCAATTTTTGCTGACCACTAATACTGACCGGCGGTGTACCTTTTTCACCTGTGGTTTGAATCTGGGCACCCATCAGACGTAAGGGTTTGGCAATCCGTTCCATTGGACGTTTGGATAAAGAGGCGTCACCAGTCATGACCGTATCAAATTTCTGTGCAGCCAGCATGCCAGACAGCAGACGCATGCTGGTTCCTGAATTCCCCATATAAAGTGCACTTGCCGGAGCCTTAAGTCCGTGCATACCCACCCCATGAATGGTAACCTCACCATTTTTCGGACCTTCAATACTTACGCCCATATCGCGAAAAGCCTGTAAGGTAGCTAGTGCATCTTCACCTTCCAGAAAGCCTGTGACATGAGTAGTACCTTCGGCAATTGCACCAAACATGATAGAGCGATGAGACACAGACTTGTCACCAGGTACGGTAAATTTACCCTGAAAAGTTTTGTTTCCCGGCAGAATGGTAAATTGTTGTGTCACCTTGTTTTTCTCCATCAACGGTTTTTGGGCTAACATGTGGTTAAAGTGCTGACGCGCAGCCTGAGCATGTCCCAGTAGGCCCATTAATGCCTGCGAGTCTTCATTTTCAATCATTTTTCGAATAATGCCGAGCTGCTGTTCAAAGCCATCTACTGCATTTAAAATTGCTTTTTTATTGGCAAAAAAAATGTCATGCCACATTTGAGGGTCACTGGCGGCCACACGCGAGAAATCACGAAAACCGCCGGCTGCATAACGGAAGATGTCCAGGTTATCTTCACGGCTGGCCAGTTGCTCGACCAGGTTAAATGCCATCAAATGCGGTAAATGACTGGTATGTGCCAGAACTTCATCATGTTTTTCAACATCCATGCAGATAACTTCTGCTTGCGCAGCTTCCCAGAGCTCAATCAGTTTATCAACCGCCCAGCTGGCACTACTTGGCAAAGGTGTCAGAATGACCTTGTGATTGGCAAACAGATCGACTTTACCAGCATAGACACCAGTATGCTCACTTCCTGCAATCGGATGGCCCGGTACAAAACCGGGCGGCAGATGGGTGCCGTACACTGCTTTGGCTGCCTCTACCACATTTCCTTTGGTACTGCCGACATCTGTCAGGATAGTATGTGCGCAAATATGAGGTTTGATCTGCTCAAGTATTTTCTGGGTAGCACGTACTGGTAAAGCCAGAACAATCAGGTCTGCCCCTTGTACTGCTTCTACAGGATCACTATAGCCCTGCTCAATCAGGCCCAAAGCTTTGGCATCTTCCAGTGTTTTTTGAGAACGGGTCGCGGCCACCACGTGACGGGCCAGCTTTTGAGCCACAATTACACGGGCCAGACTTGAACCAATTAGCCCAAGGCCAATAAATGCAACTTTTTCAAACAGGGGTTGGGACATAACTTCAGTTTTGCCTCAAGGGCTTTTGCCTTGTTTCAAGTGTTTAATATTTCAAGTATCGGGAAGAGTTTCAAATTTTTTCGAATAAAAATAGCTTCTCAATTTTTATCCTTTTATTCATCACTCTCTGAACTTTTGGTATATGGCAGTAATATAAAAACTACTACTGCCATGATCTAACAGGTCTCAGCTTTATAGTACAGCAACCGGATAAGAACCCAGTACACGCAGTTCTTTAACTATTGGACGGATTTCTTCGATTGCTGCCGCAACATTTTCCTGCTCGATATGGCCTTCCAGATCGATAAAGAATACATAAGCCCATTTTTCTGGCAATGCAGGACGGGTTTCAATACTGGTCAGGCTGATGTTGTGCTTGGCAAATGGAGCCAGAATTTCCAGTAAGGCACCCGCACGGTCATGAGCAGAAATCAATAGTGAAGTTTTATCATTACCGCTTTGTGGAATCTTCTCACGGCCAATCACCAGAAAACGCGTAGTATTTTCAGGATTATCCTCAATATTGCTGTGCATAATTTCAAGGTTATACAAACTGGCCGCAATATCAGAAGCAATTGCAGCTGAATGCCATTCGTTACGGATACGACGTGCAGCTTCTGCATTCGAGTTCAGCGCTACCCGCTCAACGCCCGGATAGTGTGCATCCAGCCAATGACGACACTGTGCCAGTGTTTGCTGGTGGGCATAGATTTGTTTGATACTGTCTTTACGGGTATTTTCAGATACCAGAAACTGATGATGAATACGAAGTTCTACTTCGCCAATTACATTGAGGCTTGAACCTCTAAAACAGTCCAATGTATGGTTTACAACACCTTCAGACGAGTTCTCAACAGGTACTACACCATAATGGGCACTACCTGCTTCTACCTCGCGAAAGACTTCATCAATCGTTGCAATTGGACGAACCAAGGCATCCTGTCCAAAATGTTTCAGTACGGCAGAATGGGTATAGGTACCTTCCGGCCCTAAAAAAGCGATGCTTTGTGGTGCTTCAAGAGCGAGACAGGCAGACATGATTTCACGAAACAAGCGCGCCATGGTTACGTCTGATAAAGGTCCATCATTGCGTTCCATAACTTTACGCAAGACTTGTGCTTCACGTTCAGGGCGATAAAACAACGGGTTTTCTTCAGCAGCAAACTTTGCTTCTGCAACCGCTTCGGCCAGGCTGGCACGGCGGTTAATCAGCTCTTGTAATTGCTGGTCAACAGAGTCGATTTCATTACGGATCTGTTCCAGATTGAAAGAGGATGAATTTTTCTGATCATCATGACCCATTGTTATATTGCCCTTGGAAAACATGTATACAAATTAGTATAACAATAGTTAGCTTTTAAATGTTGCGCAATCTGACTTTGATTGAAATAGATGCAAAAACAGCCAGTTGCTACTTTGGAACACCTCGTTAAATTTTCTTAGCCTTAATACTCTGGCTCTTTTTATAAAAAGAACTGTGGATGATTTGGAAAACAGATATGTAATGTGTATTGGCTCTTAATTTAATTCCATCAACTTATAAAAGTTATTTCAAAGAAAAGTTATCGGCTGATGTATTTTGCCAGTTAGCTTATTTTAATATCTCAGTCTGGCTGTCGAGTATAAATACTTCAATTTTTTATTTTTATAAGCAAATATCTGTATTCTATTTCATTTTTTTTAATGTGAGTCTCTTATATTGAGTATTTGACCTATTCAAAAATCAAGTTACTTCTATTTAATAGAATGCCTTTGTATTGGCAGATTTAATCATTGTGAAAGTTTGATAGTTCTATAATTTTAATAACAGGTCAGGTACAGACTGAATCAACAATTAAAAGGAATAATAAATGATTTATGCACAACGCCCATGGAAAAAGAACTTGCCAGCCAGCCTGCAAGACTATCAATTTGATGCCACATCCATTCCACAAAATTTAAGTGAGCTGTTTGATAAAGCAGTGCATGATTTTTCAGATGCGGCTGCATTTAGTCTGGTTCTGCCTACGGGCCTCGCAAAGACATTAAGTTTTAAGCAGATTCAGTATTATTCTGACTTGCTGGCACGTTACTTCCAGCATGAGCTTCAATTACAACCAGGTGATGTTGTAGGCTTGCAGATGCCAAATTGTCTGCATTATCCAATTGCAGTTTTTGCCTGCTGGAAAGCTGGCCTTATTATTACCAATATCAACCCGCTTTATACCGCACGCGAACTGGAGTATCAGCTTAACGACAGTCAGGCAAAAGCTTTAATAGTTTCAGACATGTTCTTAGCTACTTTTGAAAAAGTAATTGCGAAAAATAATGATCTTAAATCTCTTGCGCTGATTACAGCGAGTTTAAGTGACTTTTTTGATGCGCCGTATCAGGCGCTGATTGCTAAAAAAATAGAAACAGACGCCGAAGCTCAGGGACGTTCGCTAACACCAAGCATTGACTACTTTTCTTTTTCACAAGTTTTTAAAAAAGCAGAACAGCTACCTGAATTACAATCACAGACGACCGCAATCGCGCTGTATCAATATACAGGCGGTACAACAGGTCGCAGTAAAGGGGCGATTATTACGCATCAGAATTTACTGTCCTTGGTACGCATGACCGGAGATTATTTGC harbors:
- the pheA gene encoding prephenate dehydratase, which gives rise to MGHDDQKNSSSFNLEQIRNEIDSVDQQLQELINRRASLAEAVAEAKFAAEENPLFYRPEREAQVLRKVMERNDGPLSDVTMARLFREIMSACLALEAPQSIAFLGPEGTYTHSAVLKHFGQDALVRPIATIDEVFREVEAGSAHYGVVPVENSSEGVVNHTLDCFRGSSLNVIGEVELRIHHQFLVSENTRKDSIKQIYAHQQTLAQCRHWLDAHYPGVERVALNSNAEAARRIRNEWHSAAIASDIAASLYNLEIMHSNIEDNPENTTRFLVIGREKIPQSGNDKTSLLISAHDRAGALLEILAPFAKHNISLTSIETRPALPEKWAYVFFIDLEGHIEQENVAAAIEEIRPIVKELRVLGSYPVAVL
- a CDS encoding alpha/beta hydrolase, whose translation is MSEQIFIQGPVGQIEVFVDYPQGEVKGYALVCHPHPLQGGTPQHKVPALLAQILSERGCVVYRPSFRGSGQSTGTHDEGYGETDDTLAVLQHIRALHSHLPFYAGGFSFGAHVMAKAYDALPAVERPKQLILCGLPTNTVAGLRHYKTPEIQGDILFIHGEKDEITLLSDAISWATPQKHLITILPGANHFFTGYLKQLRIAISRFLIVE
- a CDS encoding bifunctional prephenate dehydrogenase/3-phosphoshikimate 1-carboxyvinyltransferase; the encoded protein is MSQPLFEKVAFIGLGLIGSSLARVIVAQKLARHVVAATRSQKTLEDAKALGLIEQGYSDPVEAVQGADLIVLALPVRATQKILEQIKPHICAHTILTDVGSTKGNVVEAAKAVYGTHLPPGFVPGHPIAGSEHTGVYAGKVDLFANHKVILTPLPSSASWAVDKLIELWEAAQAEVICMDVEKHDEVLAHTSHLPHLMAFNLVEQLASREDNLDIFRYAAGGFRDFSRVAASDPQMWHDIFFANKKAILNAVDGFEQQLGIIRKMIENEDSQALMGLLGHAQAARQHFNHMLAQKPLMEKNKVTQQFTILPGNKTFQGKFTVPGDKSVSHRSIMFGAIAEGTTHVTGFLEGEDALATLQAFRDMGVSIEGPKNGEVTIHGVGMHGLKAPASALYMGNSGTSMRLLSGMLAAQKFDTVMTGDASLSKRPMERIAKPLRLMGAQIQTTGEKGTPPVSISGQQKLQGIHYDLPMPSAQVKSGILLAGLWAEGETSVTEPEPTRDHTERMLRAFGYEVKTEGHKISLIGGGKLVGTEIQVPSDISSAAFFMVGAAITQNSDVLLEAVGINPTRTGIIEILKQMGADLTIENERIAGGEPIADIHIKGSRTLKGIHIPEDQVPLAIDEFPALFVAAACAEGQTVLTGAAELRVKESDRIQVMADGLKTMGIDCTPTEDGIIIEGKGKSGDWSAVFTGGEIESHHDHRIAMSFSMAGLRSSGTINIMGTETVATSFPTFTELANKAGLAIQISE